One genomic segment of Ricinus communis isolate WT05 ecotype wild-type chromosome 5, ASM1957865v1, whole genome shotgun sequence includes these proteins:
- the LOC8276019 gene encoding protein arginine methyltransferase NDUFAF7, mitochondrial isoform X1, with protein sequence MLRIVLPKQVSSAYRCLLLNKPPSTSPSPSFPLLRNSSIFSYSSSSQSEIPHSNLVEQLEDNNVQSSTTVSVDRSGLYNPPQHSHEPNSESELFKHLKGIIKFRGGPITVAEYMEEVLTNPKAGFYINRDVFGAEGDFITSPEVSQMFGEMVGVWALCLWEQMEQPKRVNLVELGPGRGTLMADLLRGASKFKSFTESLHIHMVECSPALQKLQHHNLKCVDDNNSCGSGEERTISTLAGTPISWHTSLEQVPTGSPTIIIAHEFYDALPVHQFQRASRGWCEKMVDVAEDSMFRFVLSPQPTPATLYLVKRCKWAAPEEIEKLNHIEVCPKAIDLTCTIAKRISSDGGGALIIDYGLNGVVSDSLQAIRKHKFVDILDNPGSADLSAYVDFASIRHSAEEASEDVSVHGPITQSQFLGSLGINFRVEALLQNCTEVQAEFLRTGYWRLVGEGEAPFWEGPEEQVPIGMGTRYLAMAIVNKKQGIPVPFQ encoded by the exons atgctgaGAATTGTGTTGCCGAAGCAAGTTTCTTCTGCTTACCGTTGTTTACTGTTGAACAAACCACCTTCTACTTCTCCTTCACCTTCCTTTCCTTTGCTTAGAAACTCttctattttctcttattcttcttcttcacaaTCAGAAATTCCACACAGCAATCTCGTCGAACAGTTGGAGGACAACAATGTCCAATCATCGACCACAGTCTCCGTCGATCGCTCCGGCCTTTATAACCCTCCTC AGCATTCTCATGAACCCAATTCGGAATCGGAGCTTTTCAAACATCTCAAAGGAATTATTAAG TTCCGAGGTGGTCCAATTACAGTAGCAGAATATATGGAAGAAGTTTTAACAAATCCAAAAGCTGGATTCTACATTAATCGAGATGTATTTGGGGCTGAAGGTGATTTCATAACATCTCCTGAAGTTAGCCAGATGTTTGGGGAG ATGGTTGGTGTATGGGCCTTGTGTTTATGGGAGCAAATGGAACAGCCAAAAAGGGTGAACTTAGTTGAGCTTGGTCCAGGGCGAGGAACTCTTATGGCTGATCTTCTGCGT GGAGCTTCCAAGTTTAAGAGCTTCACTGAATCATTGCATATTCACATGGTAGAGTGTAGTCCTGCATTGCAGAAGCTTCAACATCACAATCTTAAATGTGTGGATGATAATAATTCCTGCGGAAGTGGTGAAGAAAGGACTATTAGCACATTGGCTGGGACACCTATATCATGGCACACTTCACTGGAGCAGGTTCCCACAGGAT CACCAACAATCATCATCGCCCATGAGTTTTATGATGCTCTACCAGTTCATCAGTTTCAG AGGGCTTCTCGTGGCTGGTGTGAGAAAATGGTTGATGTTGCAGAGGATTCTAT GTTTCGTTTCGTTCTATCTCCTCAGCCAACTCCTGCCACTCTTTATTTAGTGAAGCGGTGCAAGTGGGCTGCACCTGAAGAAATAGAGAAGCTTAATCACATTGAGGTCTGCCCAAAAGCAATTGATTTGACTTGTACAATTGCCAAGAGAATAAGTTCTGATGGAGGGGGAGCCCTTATAATTGATTATGGTTTAAATGGAGTAGTCTCAGACAGTCTGCAG GCAATCAGAAAACACAAGTTTGTCGACATACTAGACAATCCTGGGTCGGCTGATCTCAGTGCATATGTTGATTTTGCTTCTATCAGGCACTCCGCGGAGGAAGCTTCAG AAGATGTTTCTGTCCATGGTCCAATTACCCAGTCCCAGTTTCTGGGTTCTCTTGGCATAAATTTTCGCGTAGAGGCCTTGCTGCAGAACTGTACAGAGGTACAGGCTGAGTTCCTAAGAACAGGATACTGGCGTCTGGTGGGTGAAGGTGAAGCTCCATTTTGGGAGGGTCCCGAAGAACAGGTGCCCATTGGAATGGGTACCAGGTATTTGGCAATGGCTATTGTGAACAAGAAGCAAGGTATTCCAGTTCCATTTCAATAA
- the LOC8276019 gene encoding protein arginine methyltransferase NDUFAF7 homolog, mitochondrial isoform X2, which produces MEEVLTNPKAGFYINRDVFGAEGDFITSPEVSQMFGEMVGVWALCLWEQMEQPKRVNLVELGPGRGTLMADLLRGASKFKSFTESLHIHMVECSPALQKLQHHNLKCVDDNNSCGSGEERTISTLAGTPISWHTSLEQVPTGSPTIIIAHEFYDALPVHQFQRASRGWCEKMVDVAEDSMFRFVLSPQPTPATLYLVKRCKWAAPEEIEKLNHIEVCPKAIDLTCTIAKRISSDGGGALIIDYGLNGVVSDSLQAIRKHKFVDILDNPGSADLSAYVDFASIRHSAEEASEDVSVHGPITQSQFLGSLGINFRVEALLQNCTEVQAEFLRTGYWRLVGEGEAPFWEGPEEQVPIGMGTRYLAMAIVNKKQGIPVPFQ; this is translated from the exons ATGGAAGAAGTTTTAACAAATCCAAAAGCTGGATTCTACATTAATCGAGATGTATTTGGGGCTGAAGGTGATTTCATAACATCTCCTGAAGTTAGCCAGATGTTTGGGGAG ATGGTTGGTGTATGGGCCTTGTGTTTATGGGAGCAAATGGAACAGCCAAAAAGGGTGAACTTAGTTGAGCTTGGTCCAGGGCGAGGAACTCTTATGGCTGATCTTCTGCGT GGAGCTTCCAAGTTTAAGAGCTTCACTGAATCATTGCATATTCACATGGTAGAGTGTAGTCCTGCATTGCAGAAGCTTCAACATCACAATCTTAAATGTGTGGATGATAATAATTCCTGCGGAAGTGGTGAAGAAAGGACTATTAGCACATTGGCTGGGACACCTATATCATGGCACACTTCACTGGAGCAGGTTCCCACAGGAT CACCAACAATCATCATCGCCCATGAGTTTTATGATGCTCTACCAGTTCATCAGTTTCAG AGGGCTTCTCGTGGCTGGTGTGAGAAAATGGTTGATGTTGCAGAGGATTCTAT GTTTCGTTTCGTTCTATCTCCTCAGCCAACTCCTGCCACTCTTTATTTAGTGAAGCGGTGCAAGTGGGCTGCACCTGAAGAAATAGAGAAGCTTAATCACATTGAGGTCTGCCCAAAAGCAATTGATTTGACTTGTACAATTGCCAAGAGAATAAGTTCTGATGGAGGGGGAGCCCTTATAATTGATTATGGTTTAAATGGAGTAGTCTCAGACAGTCTGCAG GCAATCAGAAAACACAAGTTTGTCGACATACTAGACAATCCTGGGTCGGCTGATCTCAGTGCATATGTTGATTTTGCTTCTATCAGGCACTCCGCGGAGGAAGCTTCAG AAGATGTTTCTGTCCATGGTCCAATTACCCAGTCCCAGTTTCTGGGTTCTCTTGGCATAAATTTTCGCGTAGAGGCCTTGCTGCAGAACTGTACAGAGGTACAGGCTGAGTTCCTAAGAACAGGATACTGGCGTCTGGTGGGTGAAGGTGAAGCTCCATTTTGGGAGGGTCCCGAAGAACAGGTGCCCATTGGAATGGGTACCAGGTATTTGGCAATGGCTATTGTGAACAAGAAGCAAGGTATTCCAGTTCCATTTCAATAA
- the LOC8276018 gene encoding protein NRT1/ PTR FAMILY 2.11 → MDAGKDKPTPTNEGVLKHRGVKAMPFIIGNETFEKLGTMGTVSNLIVYLTTVFNMKSITATTVINVFTGTVNAVPLIGAFISDSYLGRYKTLAIASMCSLLGMVVLTLTAGIPKLHPPKCAAIEIVRCVGPTGGQLGFLFVGLGFLVLGAGGIRPCNLAFGADQFNPNTESGKRGINSFFNWYYCTYTFGMMISTTFIVYVQSNVSWIIGLAIPAGLMFLSCLLFFLGTKIYVIVKPEGSAIVSVIQVLVASVKKQRLKKPDDPAHSLFDYMPTNSINSKLQQTNQFRWLDKSAIITSEDQINSDGSAANPWKLCSIQQVEEAKCVLRVIPIWASGILYYVPVVQQNTYAVLQALQSDRRLGENGFEIPAASIIVFSMLTLTLFIPFYDRIIVPFLRKLTGKEGGITILQRMGIGVVLSIVTMVVSGLIEERRRHWALTRPAIGISPKGGAISSMSALWLIFQLALAGLTEALNSVGQTEFYYKQFPENMRSIAGSFFYLGLAGSFYLSSILVSIVHHVTAGSNGRDWLAEDLNKGRLDYFYYMIAVLGVVNFVYFLVVAKWYKYKGNNTDEIQVIDGSQKA, encoded by the exons ATGGATGCCGGCAAGGATAAACCTACACCAACTAATGAAGGTGTCTTAAAACATAGAGGAGTTAAGGCCATGCCATTTATCATAG GAAATGAGACCTTTGAGAAGCTAGGAACTATGGGTACTGTTTCAAACCTGATAGTGTATCTCACTACTGTTTTTAACATGAAGAGTATAACAGCAACTACTGTTATCAATGTGTTCACTGGAACTGTAAATGCTGTCCCATTAATTGGTGCTTTCATCTCTGATTCTTACTTGGGACGTTACAAGACTCTGGCCATTGCTTCCATGTGTTCTCTTCTG GGAATGGTAGTATTAACTCTTACAGCTGGAATCCCCAAGCTGCACCCTCCAAAATGTGCAGCAATTGAGATTGTAAGATGTGTTGGACCAACAGGTGGGCAGTTAGGTTTTCTATTCGTCGGGTTAGGATTTCTAGTTCTTGGAGCTGGAGGTATTCGTCCATGTAACCTTGCCTTTGGAGCTGACCAGTTCAATCCAAATACTGAATCCGGCAAGCGAGGCATCAATAGTTTCTTCAATTGGTACTATTGCACCTACACATTTGGTATGATGATATCTACTACCTTCATTGTCTACGTGCAATCAAATGTGAGCTGGATTATCGGGTTGGCCATTCCTGCAGGTTTAATGTTCTTGTCttgtcttcttttcttcttggGTACAAAAATTTATGTCATAGTAAAACCTGAGGGGAGTGCTATAGTAAGTGTCATACAAGTATTAGTTGCTTCTGTTAAGAAGCAAAGGTTAAAGAAACCTGACGATCCTGCTCATTCTCTTTTTGATTATATGCCCACGAATTCTATCAACTCCAAGCTTCAACAGACAAACCAATTCAG GTGGCTTGACAAGTCTGCAATTATAACTAGTGAAGACCAAATTAACTCTGATGGCTCTGCAGCCAATCCATGGAAACTTTGCAGCATCCAGCAAGTGGAAGAAGCGAAATGTGTGCTAAGAGTGATCCCAATATGGGCATCAGGCATCCTTTACTATGTTCCAGTAGTTCAACAAAACACTTACGCTGTTTTGCAAGCACTTCAGTCAGATAGAAGACTTGGCGAAAATGGCTTTGAGATTCCTGCCGCTTCAATAATAGTCTTTTCCATGCTAACTCTTACTCTTTTTATCCCCTTCTACGATCGAATTATTGTTCCGTTTCTTCGAAAACTCACGGGTAAAGAAGGTGGAATTACAATACTCCAAAGAATGGGAATTGGAGTAGTTCTTTCAATTGTTACTATGGTTGTTTCTGGTTTGATTGAAGAGCGAAGAAGGCATTGGGCGCTTACAAGGCCAGCAATAGGCATTTCACCTAAAGGAGGAGCCATATCATCAATGTCTGCTTTATGGTTAATCTTTCAACTAGCACTTGCAGGATTAACAGAGGCGCTTAATTCCGTCGGGCAGACTGAGTTCTACTACAAGCAATTCCCTGAAAATATGAGAAGCATAGCgggttctttcttttatcttgGATTGGCAGGTTCATTTTATCTAAGTAGCATACTTGTTTCAATAGTGCACCATGTTACAGCAGGATCAAATGGCAGGGATTGGTTAGCTGAGGATCTTAACAAAGGGAGATTGGATTACTTTTATTACATGATTGCTGTTTTAGGTGTTGTTAATTTTGTGTACTTCCTAGTGGTGGCCAAGTGGTATAAATATAAAGGTAACAACACAGATGAAATTCAGGTTATTGATGGAAGCCAAAAAGCTTGA